A DNA window from Mucilaginibacter xinganensis contains the following coding sequences:
- the nth gene encoding endonuclease III, which yields MTRKERYRHFIEYFSKNQPDAETELHYDNPFQLLIAVILSAQCTDKRINQVTPALFERFPTPESLAASTPEEVFTYIRSVSYPNNKAKHLVGMAKILVDVFKGEVPSGIDDLQKMPGVGRKTANVISSVVFDAPAIAVDTHVFRVSDRIGLTNKARTPLAVEKQLVEFLPRETLAIAHHWLILHGRYICVARSPKCEVCPISWFCRYYERTHTESALLKAEALKLKKVKEQKKKAALNKISKELQKRSVDNNG from the coding sequence ATGACAAGAAAAGAACGCTATAGGCATTTTATAGAATATTTCTCAAAAAACCAGCCCGATGCAGAAACTGAGCTGCATTATGATAACCCGTTCCAGTTGTTGATAGCCGTTATCCTTTCGGCACAATGTACGGATAAGCGGATTAACCAGGTTACCCCCGCTCTATTTGAGCGCTTCCCAACTCCTGAATCGCTGGCCGCCTCAACCCCCGAAGAAGTCTTTACTTATATCCGCAGCGTGAGCTACCCTAATAATAAAGCGAAACATTTGGTGGGCATGGCAAAAATTTTGGTGGATGTTTTTAAGGGGGAGGTACCTTCGGGAATCGATGATCTGCAAAAAATGCCGGGCGTTGGGCGTAAAACAGCAAATGTTATTTCGTCTGTAGTATTTGACGCTCCCGCAATTGCGGTGGATACTCATGTATTCCGGGTGTCTGACAGGATTGGGCTGACTAATAAGGCGCGTACACCGCTTGCTGTTGAAAAGCAGCTGGTGGAGTTTTTGCCCCGCGAAACACTTGCTATAGCGCATCATTGGCTCATTTTGCATGGCAGGTATATTTGTGTAGCCCGCAGCCCAAAATGCGAGGTGTGCCCTATCAGCTGGTTTTGCAGGTATTATGAACGTACGCATACCGAGTCGGCTTTATTAAAGGCAGAGGCTTTAAAGTTGAAAAAAGTGAAGGAACAAAAGAAGAAGGCCGCTTTGAATAAAATCAGTAAAGAACTGCAAAAGCGAAGTGTTGATAACAATGGTTGA
- the recA gene encoding recombinase RecA produces the protein MSSADKLKALQLTLDKLEKSYGKGTIMKLGDSVIEPTEVISTGSLGLDIALGVGGLPKGRVIEIYGPESSGKTTLAIHAIAESQKNGGIAAFIDAEHAFDRFYAKKLGVDVENLLISQPDNGEQALEIADNLIRSGAIDILVIDSVAALVPKAEIEGEMGDSKMGLHARLMSQALRKLTGTISKTGCCCIFINQLRDKIGVMFGNPETTTGGNALKFYASVRLDVRRISQIKDSDEVSGNRVKVKIVKNKVAPPFRIAEFDIMFGEGISKAGEIIDLGVEHNIIKKAGSWFSYGETRLGQGRDAVKQLILDNPELMEELEAKIKETVTGDHLAEV, from the coding sequence ATGAGTAGCGCAGATAAATTAAAAGCATTACAGCTGACCTTGGATAAGCTGGAAAAATCATACGGAAAAGGCACCATCATGAAGCTGGGCGATTCTGTTATTGAACCAACCGAAGTTATATCAACCGGCTCACTTGGCCTTGATATTGCATTAGGTGTTGGCGGTTTACCTAAAGGACGTGTTATAGAAATATATGGGCCTGAATCTTCCGGTAAAACCACGCTGGCGATTCATGCTATTGCTGAATCACAAAAAAACGGCGGTATAGCAGCATTTATTGATGCTGAGCATGCCTTCGATCGTTTTTACGCAAAAAAATTGGGTGTTGACGTAGAGAACTTATTGATCTCTCAGCCAGATAACGGTGAACAGGCATTAGAGATTGCGGATAACCTGATCCGTTCGGGTGCAATTGATATTTTGGTTATTGACTCTGTTGCTGCACTGGTTCCCAAAGCAGAAATTGAAGGCGAAATGGGCGATTCAAAAATGGGCCTTCACGCGCGTTTAATGTCACAGGCATTGCGCAAGTTAACCGGTACCATCAGCAAAACCGGATGCTGCTGTATCTTCATCAACCAGTTGCGCGATAAGATAGGTGTGATGTTTGGCAACCCTGAAACTACCACTGGCGGTAACGCACTTAAATTTTATGCATCGGTACGTTTGGATGTGCGCCGTATTTCACAGATCAAAGATTCTGATGAAGTGTCAGGTAACCGTGTTAAAGTAAAAATTGTAAAAAACAAAGTTGCTCCGCCTTTCCGTATTGCTGAGTTTGATATTATGTTTGGCGAAGGTATTTCAAAAGCCGGCGAGATCATTGATCTTGGTGTTGAACATAACATCATTAAAAAGGCGGGTTCATGGTTTAGCTATGGCGAAACCCGCCTTGGCCAGGGTCGTGATGCCGTTAAGCAACTGATATTGGATAACCCTGAGTTAATGGAAGAGCTGGAGGCTAAAATCAAAGAAACCGTAACCGGCGATCATTTAGCTGAGGTGTAA